Proteins found in one Gordonia sp. PDNC005 genomic segment:
- a CDS encoding heme ABC transporter ATP-binding protein: MTGIEARDVTVTLGGRTVVSGVDLDVRPGELVALVGPNGCGKSTLLSAVSGLRSPDSGRVLIGDADIATLESRALARRRAFVTQTNRTDTPFTVREVVEMGRYPWTRTPEAARSEALINAAVEACELGDLLERHFSQLSGGQQARVSLARALAQDTPVLLLDEPTAALDIGHSEQVLQILAERAKAGATVLLVVHDLSLAAAYADRVAVMKDGRIQACGPVRDVMTADLLSATYDHPVLVVDHPDTGELLIVPRR; encoded by the coding sequence GTGACCGGCATCGAAGCGCGCGACGTCACTGTGACTCTCGGCGGACGGACCGTGGTGTCCGGCGTCGACCTCGATGTGAGGCCCGGGGAACTCGTCGCCCTCGTCGGTCCGAACGGCTGCGGGAAGTCGACGTTGCTGTCCGCTGTGTCCGGGCTGCGGTCCCCCGACTCCGGACGAGTCCTGATCGGCGACGCCGACATCGCGACACTCGAGTCGCGGGCACTCGCTCGTCGACGCGCTTTCGTCACACAGACCAACCGGACCGACACTCCGTTCACCGTTCGCGAGGTGGTCGAGATGGGCCGCTACCCGTGGACCCGCACCCCGGAGGCCGCGCGGTCGGAAGCCTTGATCAATGCGGCGGTCGAGGCGTGTGAACTCGGCGACCTGCTGGAACGCCACTTCTCCCAGTTGTCCGGCGGGCAGCAGGCTCGCGTGAGCCTGGCCCGCGCCCTCGCACAGGACACGCCGGTGCTGCTGCTCGACGAACCGACCGCAGCCCTCGACATCGGCCACAGCGAACAGGTCCTGCAGATACTCGCCGAGCGTGCAAAAGCCGGCGCCACAGTTCTCCTGGTGGTCCACGACCTGTCGCTCGCCGCCGCGTACGCCGATCGGGTCGCGGTCATGAAGGACGGCCGCATTCAAGCGTGTGGCCCCGTCCGCGACGTGATGACCGCGGATCTGCTCTCAGCGACCTACGATCATCCGGTGCTTGTCGTCGATCATCCCGACACCGGAGAGTTACTCATCGTCCCGCGCCGCTGA
- a CDS encoding GNAT family N-acetyltransferase — protein sequence MLRLLGGRPLGARDTEAVNRALDQDPVGSCMVAARVEAYGMSPRFLGGEMWSASTPAQSLCFSGANLMPLLGGAADLDDFAGRALASPRGCTSVVGYAPLALGLWERLAPMWGEPREIRPDQPLLALSGMPALIPDPLVRLVTPADLDNYFPAAVDMFRTEVGVDPCEVDGGASYRRRLAALISARRVFARFDGDRVVYKAEIGSMSRRVGQIQGVWVDRESRGHGLGASGTAAVAAAIARQGRIASLYVNSFNAPARATYQRVGFTQVGTFATVLVD from the coding sequence GTGCTGCGACTGCTCGGCGGACGCCCGTTGGGAGCCCGTGACACCGAAGCGGTGAACCGCGCCCTCGATCAGGATCCCGTGGGGTCGTGCATGGTCGCCGCCCGCGTCGAGGCATACGGCATGTCGCCGCGCTTCCTCGGCGGCGAGATGTGGAGCGCGTCGACGCCCGCGCAGTCGCTGTGCTTCTCGGGCGCCAATCTGATGCCGCTCCTCGGTGGCGCGGCCGATCTCGACGATTTCGCCGGACGCGCTCTCGCGTCGCCGCGCGGTTGCACATCGGTCGTCGGATACGCACCGCTGGCGCTGGGGCTGTGGGAGCGACTGGCGCCCATGTGGGGCGAGCCGCGTGAGATCCGTCCGGATCAGCCGTTGCTGGCGTTGAGCGGTATGCCTGCGCTGATACCCGACCCGCTGGTCCGGCTCGTGACGCCCGCAGACCTCGACAACTATTTCCCGGCGGCTGTCGACATGTTCCGCACCGAAGTCGGAGTCGACCCGTGCGAGGTCGACGGCGGGGCGTCGTACCGGCGTCGGCTCGCCGCGCTGATCTCGGCCCGCAGGGTGTTCGCCCGGTTCGACGGTGATCGTGTCGTCTACAAGGCTGAGATCGGGTCGATGTCGCGTCGGGTCGGACAGATCCAGGGTGTGTGGGTGGACCGCGAGTCTCGCGGACACGGACTCGGCGCGTCCGGGACGGCAGCGGTCGCAGCAGCCATCGCACGGCAGGGACGTATCGCGAGTCTGTACGTCAACAGCTTCAACGCGCCGGCCCGCGCCACGTACCAGCGGGTCGGTTTCACTCAGGTCGGCACGTTCGCGACGGTTCTCGTCGACTGA
- the ispG gene encoding flavodoxin-dependent (E)-4-hydroxy-3-methylbut-2-enyl-diphosphate synthase: MTDLIGLGMPAGPPPVLAPRRKTRQIQVGSVGVGSDHQISVQSMCTTKTHDVNATLQQIAELTASGCDIVRVACPRQEDADALATIAKKSKIPVIADIHFQPKYIFAAIDAGCAAVRVNPGNIKEFDGRVKEVAKAAGDAGIPIRIGVNAGSLDPRLLKKYGKATPEALVESALWEAGLFEEHGFGDIKISVKHNDPVIMVEAYRQLAAQSDYPLHLGVTEAGPAFQGTIKSAVAFGSLLSEGIGDTIRVSLSAPPAEEIKVGDAILQSLNLRPRKLEIVSCPSCGRAQVDVYKLANEVSAGLEGLEVPLRVAVMGCVVNGPGEAREADLGVASGNGKGQIFIKGEVVKTVPEAQIVETLIAEALRIAEESGDTESGSPVVSVS, from the coding sequence ATGACTGATCTGATCGGGCTGGGAATGCCTGCTGGACCTCCGCCTGTTCTTGCGCCCCGCCGAAAGACCCGCCAGATCCAGGTCGGGTCGGTTGGCGTCGGAAGTGACCACCAGATCTCTGTGCAGTCGATGTGCACCACGAAGACGCACGATGTGAACGCGACGCTTCAGCAGATCGCCGAGCTCACGGCTTCGGGCTGCGACATCGTGCGGGTGGCCTGCCCCCGCCAGGAGGACGCCGACGCGCTCGCCACGATCGCCAAGAAGTCGAAGATCCCGGTGATCGCCGACATCCATTTCCAGCCGAAGTACATCTTCGCCGCCATCGACGCCGGCTGTGCCGCAGTGCGAGTGAATCCCGGCAACATCAAGGAGTTCGACGGCCGCGTCAAGGAGGTCGCGAAGGCGGCGGGCGATGCGGGTATTCCGATCCGGATCGGCGTCAACGCGGGATCACTCGACCCCCGTCTACTGAAGAAGTACGGCAAGGCCACCCCGGAAGCGCTCGTGGAGTCAGCGCTGTGGGAGGCGGGGCTGTTCGAAGAACACGGCTTCGGCGACATCAAGATCTCCGTGAAGCACAACGACCCGGTGATCATGGTCGAGGCGTACCGCCAGCTCGCGGCACAGTCCGACTATCCGTTGCACCTGGGCGTCACCGAGGCTGGACCGGCGTTCCAAGGGACGATCAAGTCGGCCGTCGCCTTCGGTTCCCTGCTGTCGGAGGGCATCGGCGACACGATTCGGGTGTCGCTCTCCGCGCCGCCCGCCGAGGAGATCAAGGTTGGCGACGCGATCCTGCAGTCGCTCAACCTGCGTCCCCGCAAGTTGGAGATCGTGTCGTGCCCGTCGTGCGGACGTGCGCAGGTCGACGTCTACAAGCTCGCCAACGAAGTGTCTGCGGGTCTCGAAGGTCTCGAGGTCCCGTTGCGCGTCGCCGTCATGGGATGTGTCGTCAACGGACCGGGCGAAGCGCGTGAGGCCGACCTCGGTGTCGCGTCCGGCAACGGCAAGGGGCAGATCTTCATCAAGGGCGAAGTAGTCAAGACCGTCCCCGAGGCGCAGATCGTCGAGACCTTGATCGCCGAAGCGCTGCGTATCGCCGAAGAGTCGGGGGACACTGAGAGCGGATCACCGGTCGTCTCGGTCAGCTGA
- a CDS encoding penicillin-binding transpeptidase domain-containing protein — MILRRALALLCVLVMVVTAAACSSDDDEPRDAADRFISAFAARDVQSAASVTTNADAAARAMSETWEGLGAESMSARTGRVRVDHDVADVDVTYTWSLARGRTWEYQSTLSMGRSDTGWAVRWTSTAIHPKLGTDQHLAVGDLSPPRASVNESDGTEVMVNGVVTGVLFDGRAAAEAGDVIGPATRLVQVMGPFVPGLSAQRIAEQATASSDPMPIGTLSEADASRLRDQLALPGIVLRDESVLQPRNPGFASAVVTRVKNAVGGDIIGTPGWRVSVVNANGLVADVVFDHASVPAPAVSLTMSRTVQDSAQRAVNAIVGKQAMTVAIQASTGKILAIAQNGDADRAGFPAAAGQFPPGSTFKMVTSAAAIFGHLSEPDAQVQCPGEITIGERTIPNYDGFSLGQVTLRQAFAASCNTTFAKLASEMGPSDLAHASAAMGLGSDYTIAGIESEAGSVRIEPELVRRSEDGFGQGTVLASPLGMALVSATAATGRRPVPQLINDRATKVVGPTVDFDGDVYARLRTMMRAVVTSGTASAIADQGEVYGKTGEAEVAGGSHAWFAGFRGDIAFATLIVLGGGSEAAVAVTRDFLAGLPADYRP, encoded by the coding sequence ATGATCCTGCGTCGCGCTCTTGCACTCCTCTGTGTCCTCGTCATGGTGGTGACGGCGGCGGCGTGCTCGTCGGACGACGACGAACCCCGCGACGCGGCAGACCGGTTCATATCCGCGTTCGCCGCCCGCGACGTCCAGTCCGCGGCGTCGGTCACGACGAACGCAGACGCCGCGGCCCGCGCGATGTCCGAGACGTGGGAAGGGCTCGGCGCGGAGTCGATGTCCGCGCGCACCGGGCGAGTGCGTGTGGATCATGACGTCGCCGACGTCGACGTGACTTACACGTGGTCTCTGGCCCGTGGGCGCACCTGGGAGTACCAGTCCACGCTGTCGATGGGCCGCAGTGACACCGGGTGGGCGGTGCGGTGGACGTCCACCGCGATCCACCCGAAGCTGGGTACCGACCAGCACCTCGCCGTCGGCGACCTCAGCCCGCCGAGAGCGAGCGTCAACGAGTCCGACGGCACCGAAGTGATGGTGAACGGTGTGGTCACCGGGGTGCTGTTCGACGGCCGCGCTGCGGCAGAGGCGGGGGACGTGATCGGTCCAGCGACTCGGCTCGTACAGGTCATGGGGCCCTTCGTGCCCGGCCTGTCGGCGCAGCGGATCGCCGAACAGGCCACCGCGTCCAGCGATCCGATGCCGATCGGGACCCTGTCGGAAGCGGACGCCTCCAGACTGCGTGATCAGCTGGCGCTGCCGGGCATCGTGTTGCGAGACGAGTCGGTACTCCAACCGAGGAATCCCGGTTTCGCGTCCGCCGTCGTCACGCGTGTCAAGAACGCCGTCGGCGGTGACATCATCGGCACTCCCGGATGGCGGGTGTCGGTGGTGAACGCCAACGGACTGGTAGCCGACGTCGTCTTCGACCACGCCAGCGTTCCGGCGCCTGCCGTGTCCCTGACAATGTCTCGGACCGTGCAGGACTCAGCGCAGCGTGCCGTGAACGCGATCGTCGGCAAGCAGGCGATGACCGTCGCCATTCAGGCGTCCACCGGCAAGATCCTCGCGATCGCGCAGAACGGCGACGCCGATCGCGCCGGCTTCCCGGCTGCCGCAGGGCAGTTCCCGCCCGGTTCGACCTTCAAGATGGTCACCTCGGCCGCTGCGATCTTCGGGCACTTGAGCGAGCCGGACGCGCAGGTCCAGTGCCCCGGCGAGATCACCATCGGCGAACGCACAATCCCCAACTACGACGGCTTCTCGCTGGGTCAAGTCACGTTGCGACAGGCGTTCGCCGCCTCGTGCAACACGACGTTCGCGAAGCTCGCCAGCGAAATGGGTCCGTCCGACCTCGCCCACGCCAGCGCCGCGATGGGCCTCGGGTCCGACTACACGATCGCGGGCATCGAGTCCGAAGCCGGATCGGTGCGTATCGAGCCCGAACTCGTTCGACGCAGCGAAGACGGCTTCGGACAGGGCACAGTCCTCGCCAGCCCGCTCGGAATGGCGTTGGTGTCGGCGACAGCGGCCACTGGTCGTCGGCCCGTCCCGCAACTCATCAACGACCGCGCGACGAAGGTCGTCGGCCCGACGGTCGACTTCGACGGTGACGTCTACGCGCGCCTGCGGACGATGATGCGCGCCGTCGTGACCTCGGGTACGGCGTCTGCGATCGCCGATCAGGGCGAGGTGTACGGGAAGACCGGTGAGGCCGAAGTCGCGGGCGGATCACACGCGTGGTTCGCGGGCTTCCGTGGCGACATCGCGTTCGCCACCCTCATCGTGCTGGGTGGAGGATCGGAAGCAGCAGTGGCGGTCACCCGAGACTTTCTCGCGGGCCTGCCCGCCGACTACCGGCCCTGA
- the dxr gene encoding 1-deoxy-D-xylulose-5-phosphate reductoisomerase, whose product MSGVTTRVLILGSTGSIGTQALEVIDEHPELFEVVGLGAGGGNLDLLERQVAATGLAASRIAVADPAAAGALADRIGGGVLAGDDAMVRLIESVEADVVLNGVVGAIGLRPSLAALESGARLALANKESLVAGGALVLDAAAPGQIVPVDSEHSAIAQCLRGGSATEVDRLVLTASGGPFRGWTAEQVANVTPEQAGKHPTWSMGPMITLNSATLVNKALEVIEAHLLFDVPYDRIDVTVHPQSIVHSMVTFVDGATIAKASPPSMKLPIALALGWPNRVPGSSAACDWSQASAWTFEPVDDVVFPAITLARQAGTAGGSLTAIFNAANEVAADGFFAGRISFPRIVGVVADVLADADEWTSRPGTLDEVLAADRWARERAAVLVAAAS is encoded by the coding sequence ATGTCAGGCGTGACGACACGTGTGCTGATCCTCGGATCGACAGGCTCCATCGGTACCCAGGCGTTGGAGGTGATCGACGAGCATCCGGAACTGTTCGAGGTGGTCGGACTCGGCGCGGGCGGCGGCAACCTGGACCTGCTGGAACGCCAGGTGGCTGCGACCGGGCTCGCCGCTTCCCGGATCGCGGTCGCCGACCCGGCCGCGGCCGGTGCCCTGGCTGATCGGATCGGTGGAGGCGTCCTCGCAGGCGACGACGCGATGGTCCGTCTCATCGAGTCGGTGGAGGCAGACGTCGTGCTGAACGGCGTGGTCGGAGCGATCGGGCTGCGCCCGAGCCTCGCCGCGCTCGAATCGGGCGCTCGGCTGGCGTTGGCGAACAAGGAGTCGTTGGTCGCGGGCGGGGCATTGGTCCTCGACGCCGCGGCCCCGGGCCAGATCGTCCCCGTCGACTCCGAGCATTCGGCGATCGCGCAGTGCCTGCGCGGCGGATCGGCGACGGAGGTCGACCGACTGGTGCTCACCGCGTCGGGCGGCCCGTTCCGCGGTTGGACCGCGGAGCAGGTGGCGAATGTGACTCCCGAACAGGCGGGCAAGCATCCCACGTGGTCCATGGGGCCGATGATCACATTGAACTCGGCGACCCTGGTCAACAAGGCGCTCGAGGTGATCGAGGCGCATCTGCTGTTCGATGTGCCGTACGACCGGATCGACGTAACTGTGCATCCGCAGTCGATCGTGCACTCGATGGTGACGTTCGTCGACGGCGCGACCATCGCGAAGGCGTCGCCGCCTAGCATGAAGCTGCCGATCGCTCTCGCGCTCGGCTGGCCGAATCGGGTGCCGGGCAGCTCGGCGGCCTGCGACTGGTCGCAGGCGTCGGCGTGGACGTTCGAGCCGGTCGACGACGTCGTCTTCCCGGCGATCACGCTGGCCCGACAGGCCGGAACCGCCGGCGGCAGTCTGACCGCGATCTTCAACGCCGCCAACGAGGTCGCGGCCGACGGCTTCTTCGCGGGCCGCATCTCGTTCCCGAGGATCGTCGGCGTCGTCGCGGACGTGCTGGCCGACGCGGACGAGTGGACCTCGCGGCCGGGTACTCTGGACGAGGTCCTGGCAGCGGACCGGTGGGCACGCGAACGCGCTGCCGTGCTGGTCGCCGCTGCCTCCTAG
- a CDS encoding ABC transporter substrate-binding protein, producing MIGRPRVLVVAVAVLVALTSACTTEPIETDAARSAKLTAALRTGPTTAVLPTADIVPVSSTVSAPAQAERIVAIDRNGTLGAIVYSLGLGSHVVGRDKSTTFPSARAVPVITDTGHAINTERVLDVSPTIVLTGTDSNPAGAVDALRRAGLHVVQFPAERSVASTPELIRSVAAALGVPTEGEKLVARTQSQVNDAGRSIPDLPTKPSIAFLYVRGEYLLLLAGPKSGADDLIEHLGGVDAGTASGLTAPFTTVSAENLMAADPDVILVMTQGADSVGGMDRLLGLPAIAQTKAGRSKRIVEMDETQILMFGPDTGLVMGALAKAIYA from the coding sequence GTGATCGGTCGACCACGCGTGCTCGTCGTCGCTGTGGCGGTCCTCGTCGCACTGACGTCGGCGTGCACCACCGAACCGATCGAGACCGATGCAGCCCGGTCGGCCAAGCTCACAGCCGCTCTACGAACCGGTCCGACCACTGCGGTGCTGCCCACGGCGGACATCGTCCCGGTGTCGTCCACCGTGTCCGCGCCTGCGCAGGCCGAGCGCATCGTGGCGATCGACCGCAACGGGACCCTCGGCGCGATCGTCTACTCCCTCGGACTCGGTTCGCACGTCGTGGGCCGCGACAAGTCCACGACGTTCCCGTCGGCTCGTGCGGTGCCGGTCATCACCGACACCGGGCACGCCATCAATACCGAGCGTGTCCTCGACGTGTCACCGACGATCGTGCTGACGGGCACCGACAGCAATCCCGCAGGCGCCGTCGACGCACTCCGTCGCGCCGGTCTGCACGTGGTCCAGTTCCCGGCCGAGCGATCAGTCGCGTCCACCCCGGAACTGATCCGGTCCGTTGCGGCGGCTCTCGGAGTACCGACGGAGGGCGAGAAGCTCGTCGCGCGGACCCAGTCCCAGGTCAACGACGCCGGGCGATCGATTCCCGACCTGCCGACCAAGCCCTCGATCGCGTTCCTCTACGTCCGCGGCGAGTACCTGCTTCTCCTTGCCGGACCTAAGTCCGGTGCCGACGACCTGATCGAGCACCTCGGCGGGGTCGACGCGGGCACGGCGTCCGGACTGACGGCCCCGTTCACGACGGTCAGCGCCGAGAACCTGATGGCGGCCGACCCCGACGTGATTCTGGTGATGACGCAGGGCGCGGATTCGGTCGGCGGCATGGACCGCCTGCTCGGCCTACCCGCCATCGCACAGACGAAGGCCGGGCGGTCGAAGCGGATCGTCGAGATGGATGAGACGCAGATTCTCATGTTCGGGCCCGACACCGGCCTGGTGATGGGTGCCCTGGCAAAGGCCATCTATGCGTGA
- the map gene encoding type I methionyl aminopeptidase: protein MTVRAPLTPGVVAPVLSVPDAIERPEYVWKDTVAEGSEPWVQTPETIAKMRVASKIAANALAEAGRAVAPGVTTDELDRIAHEYMLDHGAYPSTLGYKGFPKSCCTSLNEVICHGIPDSTVIQDGDIVNIDVTAFFDGVHGDTNATFFAGDVSDEVRDLVERTRNATDRAIKAVKPGRALNVVGRVIEAYANRFGYSVVRDFTGHGIGETFHNGLVVLHYDEPSVSTVLEPGMVFTIEPMINLGGKDWEMWDDDWTVVTADRKWTAQFEHTLVVTDTGAEVLTLPDA, encoded by the coding sequence ATGACTGTTCGTGCCCCGCTCACTCCCGGTGTCGTCGCGCCGGTGCTTTCCGTGCCAGACGCCATCGAGCGCCCCGAGTACGTGTGGAAGGACACCGTTGCGGAGGGGAGTGAGCCGTGGGTGCAGACCCCGGAGACCATCGCGAAGATGCGCGTCGCGTCGAAGATCGCCGCTAACGCGCTCGCCGAGGCCGGACGTGCCGTCGCGCCGGGTGTCACCACCGACGAACTCGACCGGATCGCCCACGAGTACATGCTCGATCACGGTGCGTACCCGTCCACCCTGGGTTACAAGGGCTTCCCGAAGTCGTGCTGCACCTCGCTCAACGAAGTGATCTGCCATGGCATCCCGGACTCGACGGTGATCCAGGACGGCGACATCGTCAACATCGACGTGACCGCGTTCTTCGACGGCGTCCACGGCGACACGAATGCCACGTTCTTCGCGGGCGACGTCTCTGACGAGGTTCGTGACCTGGTGGAACGTACTCGGAACGCGACCGACAGGGCGATCAAGGCGGTGAAGCCCGGACGCGCCTTGAACGTCGTGGGACGTGTCATCGAGGCGTACGCGAATCGGTTCGGCTACTCGGTGGTCCGTGACTTCACCGGACACGGCATCGGCGAGACGTTCCACAACGGGCTCGTCGTCCTTCACTACGACGAGCCGAGTGTGAGCACCGTACTGGAACCGGGCATGGTCTTCACGATCGAGCCGATGATCAACCTCGGCGGCAAGGACTGGGAGATGTGGGACGACGACTGGACCGTCGTCACCGCGGACCGGAAGTGGACGGCCCAGTTCGAGCACACCCTCGTCGTCACCGATACCGGCGCCGAGGTCCTCACGCTTCCCGACGCGTAG
- a CDS encoding M50 family metallopeptidase, translating into MSYVLGVVAFALALLTSIAWHELGHHLAAKATGMKVRRFFVGFGPTVWSTRFGETEYGLKAIPLGGFCDIAGMTPHDEMSVIDQPRAMYKQATWKRLVVLIAGPLQNFILGFVLIVIVALAWGLPVLGDKPVHVAEISCVAPTTDANGKPVPCTGSAPAVDAGLRTGDQIIAVDGSSISDSTDMIEKVRDVQGSTVLTVERDGERTDVTIPVSQVQRMAKNPDGTLMPVTVGAIGVTLDNTLDNHYDIGSVWGGAVSFTGDMIVETVKSLASLPTKIGSLWTAVTGGERAVDSPMSVVGASRIGGEVVEMGLWNVFFLLLLSINFFLGAFNLVPLLPLDGGHMLIALYEKFRNLIRRALGRADGPPVDYVKLLPLTYAVVAVMGAFMVLTVTADIINPIRLG; encoded by the coding sequence GTGAGTTATGTGCTCGGCGTGGTGGCGTTCGCCCTCGCGCTGCTGACCTCCATCGCCTGGCACGAGTTGGGGCATCATCTCGCGGCGAAGGCCACCGGGATGAAAGTCCGGCGATTCTTCGTCGGCTTCGGCCCCACCGTCTGGTCCACCCGCTTCGGTGAGACCGAGTACGGCCTGAAAGCGATCCCGCTCGGCGGGTTCTGCGACATCGCAGGGATGACGCCGCACGACGAGATGTCGGTGATCGATCAGCCCCGTGCCATGTACAAGCAGGCCACGTGGAAACGACTCGTCGTGCTCATCGCCGGGCCGCTGCAGAACTTCATCCTGGGCTTCGTCCTGATCGTGATCGTCGCTCTGGCGTGGGGACTGCCGGTCCTCGGTGACAAGCCGGTGCACGTCGCCGAGATCTCGTGCGTCGCGCCGACCACGGATGCGAACGGCAAGCCCGTCCCGTGCACCGGATCAGCTCCCGCGGTCGATGCGGGACTGCGGACCGGTGATCAGATCATCGCCGTCGACGGCTCATCGATCTCCGACTCGACCGACATGATCGAGAAGGTCCGCGACGTGCAGGGGTCCACCGTGCTGACTGTCGAGCGCGACGGGGAACGCACCGACGTGACGATCCCGGTGTCCCAAGTGCAGCGGATGGCGAAGAACCCGGACGGCACGCTGATGCCCGTCACGGTCGGCGCCATCGGGGTGACACTCGACAACACACTCGACAACCACTACGACATCGGATCGGTCTGGGGAGGCGCGGTCTCGTTCACCGGCGACATGATCGTAGAGACGGTTAAGTCGCTCGCCTCGCTGCCGACCAAGATCGGGTCGCTGTGGACTGCAGTCACCGGTGGGGAGCGCGCCGTGGACAGTCCGATGAGCGTGGTCGGCGCGTCGCGCATCGGTGGTGAGGTTGTCGAGATGGGTCTATGGAACGTCTTCTTCCTGCTGCTGCTGAGCATCAACTTCTTCCTCGGGGCGTTCAACCTGGTGCCGCTGCTGCCGTTGGACGGCGGGCACATGCTGATCGCCCTGTACGAGAAGTTCCGCAATCTGATTCGGCGGGCCCTCGGCAGGGCCGACGGTCCGCCGGTCGACTACGTGAAGCTGCTCCCGCTCACCTATGCCGTGGTGGCAGTGATGGGCGCCTTCATGGTGCTCACTGTGACGGCCGACATCATCAATCCGATCCGGCTCGGCTGA
- a CDS encoding iron ABC transporter permease, with amino-acid sequence MRDLVRGRTLAVFVALLIVLAVIVVFSAGTGAVHVSPAEVLGSIAHHWHLDIGPLPSHPNGETALWVTRFPRIVLGLLVGIALGAAGCLLQGMLANPLAEPGIVGISSGAAIGACLMIVIGGTGTNGWAVAGAAAVFGLATTFAVYTLSMRDGASSTIMLVLTGIAVNAFALGVIAYLTYVASTAAREQIVFWQLGSLAGNASWAQIRVVAPLVIAGVAGGMVLVRKLDLLALGEVQAASLGVNVEVVRRQVIVLVAILTAAAVAFTGILMFVGLIVPHVMRLIVGPRHAVLLPASALGGALVVAAADLAARTLTAGELPLGMLTSLIGGPVFFLLLRRKSAGAAL; translated from the coding sequence ATGCGTGACCTGGTCCGCGGCCGCACCCTCGCGGTGTTCGTCGCCCTGCTGATCGTGCTCGCGGTGATCGTGGTCTTCTCCGCGGGAACCGGCGCAGTGCACGTCTCCCCCGCCGAAGTCCTCGGCTCGATCGCGCACCACTGGCACCTCGACATCGGGCCGCTCCCGAGTCACCCCAACGGTGAGACCGCGTTGTGGGTGACACGATTTCCCCGCATCGTCCTCGGGCTGCTTGTCGGCATCGCGCTCGGCGCTGCCGGCTGTCTCCTTCAGGGCATGCTCGCCAACCCGTTGGCCGAACCGGGAATCGTCGGCATCTCCTCCGGCGCGGCCATCGGCGCGTGCCTGATGATCGTGATCGGCGGCACGGGAACCAACGGTTGGGCCGTCGCCGGCGCTGCAGCCGTGTTCGGTCTGGCGACCACCTTCGCCGTGTACACCCTCTCGATGCGCGACGGAGCGTCGTCGACGATCATGCTGGTCCTCACGGGCATCGCAGTGAACGCGTTCGCGCTCGGCGTCATCGCATACCTGACCTACGTCGCAAGCACCGCGGCCCGCGAGCAGATCGTGTTCTGGCAGCTCGGCTCTCTCGCCGGCAATGCATCCTGGGCGCAGATCCGCGTGGTCGCTCCCCTGGTGATCGCGGGTGTCGCCGGCGGCATGGTGCTCGTCCGCAAGCTTGATCTGCTCGCACTCGGCGAGGTCCAGGCCGCATCCCTCGGCGTCAACGTCGAGGTCGTCCGTCGCCAAGTGATCGTGCTCGTCGCGATCCTGACAGCCGCGGCCGTCGCCTTCACCGGCATCCTGATGTTCGTCGGACTGATCGTCCCGCACGTGATGCGCTTGATCGTGGGGCCACGCCACGCCGTGCTGCTGCCTGCCAGCGCGTTGGGCGGGGCGCTCGTGGTTGCCGCCGCCGACCTTGCGGCACGCACTCTCACCGCCGGCGAACTCCCGCTCGGCATGCTGACCTCGTTGATCGGCGGCCCGGTGTTCTTCCTGTTGCTGCGTCGCAAGAGTGCCGGAGCCGCGCTGTGA